A region from the Wansuia hejianensis genome encodes:
- the nth gene encoding endonuclease III, translated as MTKRTREILDLLDKQYGTEYVCYLNHENPGQLLIATILSAQCTDARVNIVTKDLFVKYPDMEAFAKADLAELEQDIKPTGFYHNKAKNIIGCAKAICEKHGGQVPETLEELTALPGVGRKTANVIRGNIYHDPSIVVDTHVKRISRRLGLTAETDPEKVEYDLMKVLPKDHWILYNIQIITFGRQICFARGPKCENCFLKEYCLEYQERKG; from the coding sequence ATGACAAAGAGAACCAGAGAAATACTGGATCTGCTGGATAAACAGTATGGCACGGAATATGTCTGCTATCTGAACCATGAGAATCCCGGACAACTGCTGATCGCAACGATTTTGAGCGCTCAGTGCACGGACGCGAGGGTGAACATTGTAACAAAAGACCTGTTCGTAAAGTATCCGGATATGGAAGCCTTCGCGAAGGCGGATCTGGCGGAGCTGGAGCAGGATATCAAGCCCACTGGGTTTTACCATAACAAGGCGAAGAATATCATAGGCTGTGCCAAAGCCATCTGCGAAAAGCACGGGGGCCAGGTGCCGGAGACCCTGGAGGAGCTGACGGCTCTTCCGGGTGTCGGGCGCAAGACGGCCAACGTCATCCGGGGCAATATTTACCATGATCCGAGCATTGTTGTGGACACTCATGTGAAGCGGATTTCCAGGAGGCTGGGCCTGACGGCTGAGACAGATCCGGAAAAGGTGGAGTACGATCTGATGAAGGTGCTTCCAAAGGATCACTGGATACTGTATAATATACAGATTATTACCTTTGGCAGGCAGATCTGCTTTGCCAGAGGGCCGAAATGCGAAAATTGTTTTCTGAAAGAATATTGTCTGGAATATCAGGAAAGGAAGGGATGA
- a CDS encoding ABC transporter permease, whose protein sequence is MKQFWTVLKFELGNYFKNKGFVMTTVLIAVILSGVIIVPTFFMGNSKSGDSGEHAVTVAVADEAGVISDRESFAAMLPDYQLQFLDSEDAVKEAVESEEAEKGFLVQGPDQYTYVLKNRSVFSEGQDPFEEALAKNYRAAELAREGIDAAEVENIYAQPMKSETMILGKDSAMNYWYTYALIFILYFLIIFYGQMIAVSVTTEKSNRAIEILVTSVDSNSLIFGKVLAGAIGGIVQAGVILGSALVSYHAFADAWGHQLDFLFQIPAVVWAAFLVFGLMGYLLYAFIFGMVGALVSKTEDISKSSSTVMIIYMASFFVAIYGMMMPDTMLVKVASFIPFTSSNGMLLRIALGTVAPWEIMISAVLLGGSCILVGVLAAKIFRFGTLMYGNPIKLSTAIKKIREK, encoded by the coding sequence ATGAAACAGTTCTGGACCGTTTTAAAATTTGAGCTGGGCAATTACTTTAAAAACAAAGGTTTTGTGATGACCACGGTTCTGATCGCCGTGATCCTGTCAGGAGTTATTATCGTACCGACCTTTTTCATGGGGAACTCGAAGTCCGGCGACAGCGGTGAGCATGCAGTTACAGTGGCTGTGGCGGACGAGGCGGGAGTGATCTCAGACAGAGAAAGCTTCGCAGCGATGCTTCCGGACTATCAGCTGCAATTTCTGGACAGCGAAGATGCTGTGAAGGAAGCGGTGGAATCGGAGGAAGCGGAAAAAGGCTTTCTGGTCCAGGGGCCGGACCAGTACACGTATGTCCTGAAGAACCGTTCTGTATTCTCCGAGGGGCAGGACCCCTTTGAAGAGGCTCTGGCGAAAAATTACCGGGCGGCGGAGCTGGCCCGGGAAGGGATCGACGCGGCTGAGGTGGAGAACATTTATGCCCAGCCTATGAAGTCTGAGACTATGATTCTCGGCAAAGACAGCGCGATGAATTACTGGTATACTTATGCGCTGATATTTATTCTGTATTTCCTGATTATTTTCTACGGTCAGATGATCGCGGTTTCCGTGACGACCGAGAAGAGCAACCGGGCCATCGAGATATTGGTGACCAGCGTGGACAGCAACAGCCTGATATTCGGCAAGGTGCTGGCGGGTGCCATCGGAGGTATCGTACAGGCAGGAGTGATATTGGGCAGCGCCCTTGTATCCTACCATGCCTTTGCAGACGCATGGGGCCATCAACTGGATTTTCTGTTCCAGATCCCTGCCGTGGTATGGGCAGCGTTCCTGGTGTTCGGCCTCATGGGGTATCTCCTGTATGCCTTTATTTTCGGAATGGTGGGCGCGCTCGTGTCAAAAACGGAGGATATCAGCAAAAGCTCCAGTACAGTCATGATTATCTATATGGCGTCTTTCTTTGTTGCGATCTATGGCATGATGATGCCGGACACTATGCTGGTGAAGGTGGCGTCCTTCATACCGTTTACATCCAGCAACGGAATGTTGTTGCGGATCGCCTTGGGCACTGTGGCGCCCTGGGAAATCATGATATCCGCGGTGCTGCTGGGAGGAAGCTGCATACTTGTAGGGGTTCTGGCCGCGAAAATTTTCCGCTTCGGAACGCTGATGTACGGCAATCCCATCAAGCTGTCCACAGCTATTAAAAAAATCCGGGAGAAATAA
- a CDS encoding LacI family DNA-binding transcriptional regulator produces the protein MATINDIAKMAGVSTSTVSHVVNKTRYVSPELVKRVEKAIEELEVPPNFVIKKGKRAPIAAPAQTSEKYILLLITEKKSNFQKQIEHQIESHLKDSGYSLLTVLCSSQADSLAAFLRSVIESRLISGIILFPDERDYITNQILSGQSVPVVILGRETEGYLADTITSDTREGAYRAIEHLIKNGHEQIAYIGRSIDRSPKRLEGYRSALNDYSIAVKESYVHPQVQSETEAYEVLDSLLFNEQPAPTALFVANYSLVTPVFRYIRLHNIPCPESLSIVTFNDFEWSALHTPAITTISQNTEEFGRMAVEMLLQRIRNNEAANVPALKEIYIHRSLSTKINVRESTCGIGRGPFGERAASPSSLSLNDSEIAQIRSRHLTAAISFHYAGKAWMELHQKGIRDVFDNLGISLIAITDAHFDPSLQCRQLDSLRLLEPDIIIAIPTDNRETSEAFQRIVSGSSRLVLISNVPEGLTVSDYVSCVSVNEHSHGRNMGHGLGEYMLRHSLTKAALITHDADFYATNQRDNAAIQVLTEEYPSIQICANIQFHRETEVYENTLKYIKHHPEIEALYVSWDGPALEAIRALSELDRTDIAIVTGDLDYPDALNMAKGGMIKMISAQCSYEQGQAIALAAANAMLGKKTPSFIGIEPISVTPANLLKSWSQIFKEEPPSELKQAFKKSANYIAAESEEPLV, from the coding sequence ATGGCAACTATCAATGATATTGCGAAAATGGCCGGAGTATCCACATCTACTGTATCTCATGTGGTCAATAAGACGCGTTATGTCAGCCCAGAGCTTGTAAAACGTGTAGAGAAAGCGATTGAAGAGCTGGAAGTCCCCCCAAACTTTGTGATCAAAAAAGGAAAAAGGGCGCCCATAGCCGCGCCCGCTCAAACCTCAGAAAAATATATCCTGCTTCTCATCACAGAAAAAAAGAGCAATTTCCAGAAGCAGATTGAGCACCAGATCGAATCCCACCTGAAGGACAGCGGATATTCTCTGCTCACCGTCCTCTGCAGCAGCCAGGCTGATTCTCTGGCCGCCTTCCTCAGGTCTGTCATTGAATCCAGACTGATCTCCGGCATCATACTGTTTCCCGACGAAAGAGATTACATCACGAATCAGATCCTGAGCGGTCAGTCGGTCCCAGTGGTGATCCTCGGCAGAGAAACGGAAGGTTACCTGGCGGACACCATCACCTCGGACACCCGCGAGGGAGCCTACCGGGCCATTGAACATCTGATAAAAAACGGCCACGAGCAGATCGCCTACATCGGACGCAGCATAGACCGCAGCCCTAAACGTCTCGAGGGATACCGCAGCGCACTCAACGATTATTCCATCGCCGTCAAGGAGAGCTATGTCCATCCCCAGGTGCAGAGTGAAACTGAAGCGTATGAAGTTCTGGACTCCCTTCTCTTTAACGAACAGCCTGCACCCACCGCGCTTTTTGTGGCCAATTATTCTCTGGTCACCCCTGTGTTCAGATACATCCGCCTGCACAACATCCCATGCCCGGAATCTCTCTCCATCGTCACCTTCAATGATTTTGAATGGTCCGCGCTGCACACGCCCGCCATTACAACCATTAGCCAAAACACAGAAGAATTCGGGCGGATGGCGGTGGAGATGCTTCTGCAGAGGATCAGGAACAACGAGGCAGCCAACGTGCCCGCCCTAAAAGAAATATATATCCATCGTTCCCTCAGCACCAAAATTAATGTGCGTGAATCCACCTGCGGGATCGGCCGGGGGCCGTTTGGCGAACGTGCTGCCTCTCCCAGCTCCCTTTCCCTGAACGACAGCGAGATCGCACAAATACGGAGCCGCCATCTGACGGCGGCGATCTCCTTCCATTACGCTGGGAAGGCCTGGATGGAGCTGCATCAGAAGGGTATCAGGGATGTTTTCGATAATCTGGGGATCTCCCTCATCGCCATCACAGACGCCCACTTTGATCCTTCCCTTCAATGCCGCCAGCTGGACAGCCTGCGGCTGCTGGAGCCTGATATTATCATCGCCATTCCTACGGATAACCGGGAGACCTCAGAGGCATTTCAGCGCATCGTATCAGGCAGTTCACGGCTGGTATTGATATCCAATGTGCCCGAGGGGCTTACCGTATCCGATTACGTCTCCTGCGTCTCCGTCAACGAGCATTCTCACGGGCGCAACATGGGCCACGGCCTGGGCGAATATATGCTCCGGCACTCCCTGACAAAGGCGGCCCTGATCACTCACGACGCTGATTTTTACGCCACGAACCAGAGAGACAACGCCGCCATACAGGTTCTGACCGAGGAATATCCCTCCATACAGATTTGCGCCAATATCCAGTTCCACCGGGAAACGGAGGTCTACGAAAACACTTTAAAATATATCAAACACCATCCGGAAATCGAAGCACTGTATGTCTCCTGGGACGGGCCCGCGCTGGAAGCCATCCGCGCCCTGTCAGAGCTGGACCGGACTGATATCGCCATCGTCACCGGCGATCTGGATTACCCGGACGCCCTGAACATGGCTAAGGGCGGGATGATCAAGATGATCAGCGCACAGTGCTCTTACGAACAGGGGCAGGCCATCGCGCTGGCCGCCGCCAACGCAATGCTGGGCAAGAAAACACCTTCTTTTATAGGGATAGAACCCATCAGCGTGACGCCCGCCAACCTTTTGAAATCCTGGTCACAAATCTTCAAGGAGGAGCCTCCCAGCGAGCTGAAACAGGCATTCAAAAAAAGTGCGAATTATATAGCAGCAGAATCCGAAGAACCCCTGGTTTAA
- a CDS encoding ABC transporter ATP-binding protein has product MRLEIKDLHKQFGETEVLHGISFSVESGKALGLLGRNGAGKTTTIRIIMDVFKANSGQVLLDGQPAWQQKVNIGYLPEERGLYPKKKVNEQIVYLACLRGMKAADAKKSMRYWLERLGVAEYENRKLETLSKGNQQKVQLAQTLVCNPDVIILDEPFSGLDPVNSQVLKDVISEQIDQGRLVIFSSHQMNYVEEFCEDIVIINRGQIVLGGNLREIKKDFGRDRLVLSLADRDGEETVRLVKEQFRELVTVMGQRKEQAILQLKPEISKKQLMTALAEADLDVESFGNYEPSLNDIFVESAGDQV; this is encoded by the coding sequence GTGAGACTGGAAATCAAAGATCTTCATAAGCAGTTTGGAGAGACGGAAGTTCTCCATGGAATTTCCTTTTCCGTGGAAAGTGGAAAAGCGCTGGGATTGCTGGGCAGAAACGGAGCGGGCAAGACGACGACTATACGGATTATTATGGACGTGTTCAAGGCCAACAGCGGACAGGTGCTTCTGGACGGCCAGCCAGCCTGGCAGCAGAAGGTGAATATAGGATATCTGCCGGAGGAACGGGGGTTGTATCCGAAGAAAAAAGTCAATGAACAGATTGTGTATCTGGCGTGCCTGAGGGGAATGAAGGCGGCAGACGCGAAAAAAAGCATGCGCTACTGGCTGGAACGCCTGGGCGTGGCGGAATACGAGAACAGGAAGCTTGAGACGCTTTCTAAGGGTAACCAGCAGAAGGTTCAGCTTGCGCAGACTCTGGTCTGCAATCCGGATGTGATCATCCTGGATGAGCCGTTTTCCGGACTGGACCCTGTCAATTCCCAGGTCCTGAAAGATGTGATTTCAGAGCAGATCGACCAGGGAAGGCTGGTGATCTTTTCCAGCCATCAGATGAACTATGTGGAGGAATTCTGCGAGGATATCGTCATCATTAACCGGGGGCAGATTGTCCTGGGCGGGAATCTGAGGGAGATTAAAAAGGATTTCGGCAGGGATCGTCTGGTCCTGAGCCTGGCAGACCGGGACGGGGAAGAGACAGTGAGGCTTGTGAAAGAACAGTTCAGGGAGCTGGTGACCGTGATGGGACAGCGGAAGGAGCAGGCAATTCTTCAGTTAAAGCCAGAGATCAGCAAAAAACAGCTGATGACGGCGCTGGCGGAAGCAGATTTGGACGTGGAGAGCTTTGGGAATTATGAGCCTTCGCTGAATGACATCTTTGTAGAAAGTGCAGGTGACCAGGTATGA
- a CDS encoding B12-binding domain-containing radical SAM protein, whose product MKRMLLAVNAKYIHSNLAVYSLKAYAEKYGYSVCMREFTINQREDEILRELYREAPDVLAVSVYIWNVTLVRELLWDISRILPGTELWLGGPEVSFCSGDILEELPFLSGIMRGEGEETFACLCRFWEERESKGDFRGLEAVPGITWRDGEGMVRSNPDREPLDLDELPFPYQGTEDLRNRIIYYESSRGCPFSCSYCLSSVEKKMRFRSLERVFEELQFFLDRKVPQVKFVDRTFNCRRRHTLAVWEFLLEHDNGITNFHFEIGADLLDEEEIGLLARMRPGLVQLEIGVQSVNPKTLGEIRRTMDFQKLCRNVRAVQAGRNVHQHLDLIAGLPWEDYESFRESFNQVYSLAPQQLQLGFLKVLRGSAMYDRAAEYGCIYKKKEPYEVLSTKWLSYEKVLKLKLVEEMVEVYYNSGQFSATLRKAEALFPEPFDMYEALGEFYERKGYLQGAHTRIRRYEILLEFFAELGEAEQAYEAVMLYDLYSRENLKSRPSWAPDQTLYKEAVRRFFRQEAAGGCLLNYHGTYDWKQLRSMTHVEIFERGLPEIGQNRRCVLLFDYSRRDPLDGSARRIDITQEVNANDKENQRNTGSAG is encoded by the coding sequence ATGAAACGGATGCTGTTGGCAGTAAATGCGAAATACATACATTCTAATCTGGCGGTGTACTCGCTGAAAGCATATGCGGAAAAATACGGGTATTCTGTTTGCATGCGGGAGTTCACCATTAACCAGAGGGAGGACGAGATCCTCAGGGAGCTGTACCGGGAGGCGCCGGATGTGCTGGCTGTATCCGTGTATATCTGGAATGTTACTCTGGTCAGGGAGCTGCTCTGGGATATCAGCCGGATTCTGCCCGGGACGGAGCTATGGCTGGGCGGGCCGGAGGTTTCCTTTTGCAGCGGTGATATTTTGGAAGAGCTTCCCTTTCTGTCGGGGATTATGCGTGGCGAGGGAGAGGAAACCTTTGCTTGCCTTTGCCGTTTCTGGGAGGAACGGGAAAGCAAGGGGGATTTCCGGGGGCTGGAGGCGGTCCCAGGGATTACCTGGAGAGATGGAGAGGGGATGGTTCGGAGTAACCCGGACCGGGAACCGCTGGATCTGGACGAACTGCCGTTTCCGTACCAGGGCACAGAGGACCTGAGGAACCGGATCATTTATTATGAATCCAGCCGGGGTTGTCCCTTTTCCTGCAGCTATTGCCTTTCTTCGGTTGAGAAGAAGATGCGCTTCAGGAGCCTGGAAAGGGTTTTTGAAGAGCTTCAGTTTTTTCTGGACAGGAAAGTGCCCCAGGTGAAATTTGTAGACCGGACATTCAATTGCCGGAGACGGCACACGCTGGCGGTCTGGGAATTTCTGCTGGAGCATGACAACGGAATTACAAATTTTCATTTCGAAATAGGGGCCGATCTGCTGGATGAAGAAGAGATCGGGCTTCTGGCCCGTATGCGGCCGGGACTGGTCCAGCTGGAGATCGGCGTCCAGTCTGTGAATCCGAAGACTCTGGGAGAGATCCGGAGGACGATGGATTTCCAGAAGCTGTGCCGGAACGTGAGGGCGGTTCAGGCCGGCCGGAATGTCCATCAGCATCTGGATCTGATCGCGGGCCTGCCCTGGGAAGACTATGAAAGCTTCCGGGAATCCTTTAACCAGGTCTATTCCCTGGCGCCTCAGCAGCTTCAGCTGGGATTTCTGAAGGTTCTGCGTGGGTCTGCCATGTATGACCGGGCGGCTGAGTACGGCTGCATCTATAAGAAAAAGGAGCCGTATGAAGTGCTGTCTACCAAATGGCTTTCTTATGAGAAGGTCTTGAAGCTGAAGCTGGTGGAGGAGATGGTGGAGGTCTACTATAACAGCGGGCAGTTTTCTGCCACGCTGCGGAAAGCGGAAGCTTTATTTCCGGAGCCGTTTGACATGTATGAGGCTCTGGGGGAATTCTATGAGAGAAAGGGCTATCTGCAGGGGGCTCACACAAGGATCCGCCGTTATGAAATATTGCTGGAATTTTTCGCGGAGCTGGGAGAAGCGGAACAGGCGTATGAAGCTGTCATGCTGTATGATCTCTATTCGCGGGAAAATCTGAAAAGCCGCCCTTCATGGGCTCCGGACCAGACGCTCTATAAAGAGGCTGTTCGGCGTTTTTTCCGGCAGGAGGCTGCCGGGGGCTGTCTTTTGAATTACCATGGAACATATGATTGGAAACAACTGCGTTCCATGACCCATGTGGAAATATTTGAACGGGGGCTGCCGGAGATTGGACAGAATCGCCGCTGTGTGTTATTATTTGATTATTCCCGCAGAGATCCCCTGGATGGGAGCGCGCGGCGGATAGATATTACGCAAGAGGTGAATGCGAATGACAAAGAGAACCAGAGAAATACTGGATCTGCTGGATAA
- a CDS encoding carbohydrate kinase family protein: MYDVTALGEILIDFTPYGSSEGGRALFEQNPGGAPANVLAALQNLGQKTAVIGKVGDDMHGKLLKETLEKCGVETKGMIVDPDYFTTLAFVALKNGERSFSFARKPGADTQLREDEVDTEILKNTRIFHCGSLSLTDEPARSATFYAIRCAKEAGALISYDPNYRALLWSSREEAKEQMRSVIPYVDIMKISDEETELLTGVESPEAAAGELIRQGVACAVVTLGKDGALLRTKDFMVQAKGAEREVVDTTGAGDSFWGGILSRFAYYNVKPGDLTEAQGLEFVRFANVVAGLCVEKRGGIPAMPALEEVMKQL; the protein is encoded by the coding sequence ATGTATGATGTTACGGCGTTAGGCGAGATTCTGATTGATTTTACACCCTATGGCAGCAGTGAGGGAGGACGCGCCCTGTTTGAGCAGAATCCGGGCGGGGCTCCGGCAAATGTGCTGGCGGCGCTGCAGAATCTGGGTCAGAAGACGGCGGTTATCGGTAAAGTCGGGGATGATATGCACGGGAAGCTGCTGAAGGAGACGCTGGAGAAGTGCGGTGTGGAGACAAAGGGAATGATTGTCGATCCGGATTATTTTACTACTCTGGCATTTGTGGCGCTGAAGAACGGGGAAAGGAGTTTTTCTTTTGCGAGGAAGCCCGGGGCGGATACGCAGCTGCGGGAGGACGAGGTGGATACAGAGATACTGAAGAATACCCGGATCTTTCACTGCGGCTCTCTGTCGCTGACGGATGAACCGGCCAGAAGCGCTACCTTTTATGCGATCCGGTGCGCGAAGGAGGCGGGAGCGTTGATTTCTTACGATCCCAATTACCGGGCGCTGCTGTGGAGCAGCCGGGAAGAGGCCAAGGAACAGATGCGCTCTGTGATCCCCTATGTGGATATCATGAAGATTTCAGACGAGGAGACGGAGCTTTTGACCGGAGTGGAGTCGCCGGAGGCGGCGGCAGGGGAGCTGATCCGGCAGGGAGTGGCGTGCGCCGTGGTCACTCTGGGCAAAGACGGAGCGCTGTTGAGGACGAAGGATTTCATGGTGCAGGCCAAAGGGGCGGAGCGCGAAGTGGTGGATACTACAGGCGCGGGAGATTCTTTCTGGGGAGGAATTCTTTCCAGATTCGCGTATTATAATGTAAAACCGGGGGATCTGACAGAAGCTCAGGGGCTCGAGTTCGTCAGATTCGCGAATGTGGTGGCAGGGCTCTGTGTGGAGAAACGCGGGGGGATTCCGGCGATGCCGGCTCTTGAGGAAGTAATGAAACAGTTATGA
- a CDS encoding aldo/keto reductase codes for MQYRKFGRTGVEVSALGFGCMRFPLIQRDGEERVDEEQAAAMLRYGIDHGLNYVDTAYPYLNGKCEAAVGRALQDGYREKVYLATKSPVWLLKEEEDFDRILEEQLERLQTEYIDFYLLHALDQERFENIVLNMRLLDHLEAAKAAGKIRHIGFSFHDSFEVFKKIVDYYSGWEFCQIQYNYADTEHQAGRKGLQYAASKGLGVVIMEPLRGGKLAAPATHLADVFPKERTPVEWGLDFLWNQPEVSLVLSGMNSMKQVEDNLSYASRSAAGMLDTSSEEMYRKAGEIFNTMALVKCTHCEYCLPCPSGLNIPEIFSIYNQSATDGMDVARKKYALLDKKADECIRCRRCEKACPQHIGVSAMMLDIGEELEA; via the coding sequence ATGCAGTACAGAAAATTTGGCCGCACGGGAGTGGAAGTTTCAGCGCTGGGGTTTGGCTGCATGCGTTTCCCCTTAATTCAGAGGGACGGGGAAGAGCGTGTGGATGAAGAACAGGCAGCCGCCATGCTGCGCTATGGAATTGATCACGGATTAAATTATGTGGATACGGCATACCCGTATTTGAACGGCAAATGTGAAGCGGCAGTTGGAAGGGCCCTTCAGGACGGCTACCGGGAGAAGGTTTATCTGGCTACAAAATCACCAGTCTGGCTTCTGAAGGAGGAGGAAGATTTCGACAGGATTCTGGAGGAGCAGCTGGAGCGGCTGCAGACAGAGTATATCGATTTTTATCTCCTGCATGCCCTGGATCAGGAACGTTTTGAAAATATCGTGCTGAACATGCGTCTGCTGGATCACCTGGAAGCCGCGAAGGCGGCCGGGAAGATCAGGCATATCGGTTTTTCATTCCACGATTCCTTCGAGGTGTTCAAAAAGATTGTGGATTATTACAGCGGCTGGGAATTTTGCCAGATTCAGTATAACTATGCAGATACAGAGCACCAGGCCGGGAGAAAAGGACTTCAGTATGCGGCATCTAAGGGGCTGGGAGTTGTGATTATGGAGCCTCTGCGGGGCGGAAAGCTGGCAGCGCCGGCGACGCATCTGGCAGACGTATTTCCGAAAGAACGTACTCCTGTGGAATGGGGCCTGGATTTTCTGTGGAACCAGCCAGAGGTCAGCCTGGTTCTGAGCGGCATGAACTCTATGAAGCAGGTAGAGGATAATCTCAGCTATGCCTCCCGTTCCGCTGCTGGTATGCTGGACACTTCCAGTGAGGAGATGTACCGGAAAGCCGGAGAGATTTTCAATACGATGGCGCTGGTGAAATGCACCCACTGTGAATATTGCCTGCCGTGCCCTTCGGGTCTCAATATCCCGGAGATTTTCAGCATCTATAATCAGTCGGCTACAGATGGAATGGATGTGGCAAGGAAGAAATACGCGCTGCTGGACAAAAAAGCGGATGAATGCATCCGCTGCAGGCGCTGTGAAAAGGCGTGCCCTCAGCACATTGGCGTCAGCGCCATGATGCTGGATATCGGTGAAGAGCTGGAAGCTTGA
- a CDS encoding Cof-type HAD-IIB family hydrolase gives MDMYRLVVLDLDGTLTNNRKEITSRTREALLRYQEEGGRIVLASGRPTYGVWPLARELKLDEYGSYILSFNGAVITECRQGEVLFRRELPPDVPALLASMAREYGTSLLTYQDDCICTETPWDLYVQKEVICTKMKVRELKNFAEEITFPVVKCMLMERGGYLAGVEERLKERIGSRLSIYRSEPYFLEVMPEGIDKARSLTRLLEMTGMGAEDMMAFGDGYNDKSMIMMAGFGVAMRNGQPSVKAVADYVAPSNEEDGVAYVIENMLDGEKLG, from the coding sequence ATGGATATGTATCGTCTCGTAGTTCTGGATTTGGACGGAACTCTGACAAATAATAGAAAAGAAATCACGTCCCGGACCCGGGAAGCCCTTCTCCGTTACCAGGAGGAGGGCGGCCGGATCGTGCTGGCGTCCGGCCGCCCCACATATGGGGTATGGCCGCTGGCCAGGGAGCTGAAGCTGGATGAGTACGGGAGCTATATCTTGTCTTTTAACGGCGCCGTGATCACAGAGTGCAGGCAGGGAGAAGTGCTGTTCCGCAGGGAACTGCCTCCCGATGTTCCTGCCCTTCTGGCGTCCATGGCCAGGGAATACGGCACGTCCCTGCTGACGTACCAGGATGACTGCATCTGCACGGAGACCCCCTGGGACTTGTATGTGCAGAAAGAAGTGATCTGTACAAAAATGAAGGTGAGAGAACTTAAGAATTTTGCGGAGGAAATTACGTTTCCTGTGGTGAAATGCATGCTGATGGAGCGGGGCGGTTATCTTGCGGGAGTAGAAGAAAGGCTTAAAGAACGGATCGGCAGCAGGCTGAGTATCTACCGTTCCGAGCCGTATTTCCTGGAGGTTATGCCGGAGGGAATCGATAAAGCCAGATCCCTGACCCGTCTGCTGGAAATGACCGGCATGGGGGCGGAGGATATGATGGCGTTTGGCGACGGCTATAACGATAAATCTATGATCATGATGGCCGGCTTCGGCGTGGCCATGAGAAACGGGCAGCCCTCTGTGAAAGCAGTGGCAGATTACGTGGCTCCGTCCAATGAAGAAGACGGAGTGGCCTATGTGATCGAAAATATGCTGGATGGTGAAAAATTGGGTTGA